In a genomic window of Dyadobacter fermentans DSM 18053:
- a CDS encoding sugar phosphate isomerase/epimerase family protein, with the protein MDYNEKISRKSFLKASAFALAAPMFSKLNLDVKAPSPIGLQLYTLRNEISKDLLGTLKKVSAIGYKEVELYGYSDGKFFGKTAKEMKKILGDLGLNPVSGHYGAGVENKTAKGTLSNGWQKAVDDAAELGQKYVNCAYLTESERKTIDQYKSYVDLFNKSGEVAKKAGLQFGYHNHDFEFKKIGSELPYDYIAGKTDPKLVKLELDLYWIVKAGLDPVALFKKYPGRFPLWHVKDMDKKDGSFAEVGTGSIDFAKIFANRKLAGLTHFFVEQDVAKVPPGASDRNKLQECSEDESLA; encoded by the coding sequence ATGGATTACAACGAAAAGATTTCCCGGAAATCGTTCCTCAAAGCCAGCGCATTTGCATTGGCTGCTCCCATGTTCTCCAAACTGAACCTGGATGTAAAGGCCCCCTCGCCAATCGGTTTGCAACTGTACACACTTCGTAATGAAATATCGAAAGACCTGCTGGGCACGCTGAAAAAGGTGTCGGCGATCGGATATAAAGAAGTGGAGCTTTACGGCTATTCTGACGGCAAATTCTTTGGCAAAACGGCCAAGGAAATGAAGAAGATCCTCGGCGACCTTGGTTTGAACCCTGTAAGCGGCCATTACGGTGCCGGTGTCGAGAACAAAACCGCCAAAGGTACATTGAGCAATGGCTGGCAAAAAGCAGTGGACGATGCCGCTGAATTGGGCCAGAAGTACGTGAACTGCGCGTACCTGACCGAATCGGAGCGCAAGACGATCGACCAATACAAGAGCTATGTGGACCTGTTCAACAAATCGGGTGAAGTGGCCAAGAAAGCAGGCTTGCAATTCGGTTACCACAACCACGACTTCGAATTCAAGAAAATCGGCAGCGAGCTGCCGTACGATTACATTGCCGGCAAAACCGATCCCAAGCTTGTGAAGCTCGAACTGGATTTGTACTGGATCGTGAAAGCAGGTCTGGACCCGGTTGCATTATTTAAGAAGTATCCCGGCCGTTTCCCGCTGTGGCACGTGAAGGATATGGATAAGAAAGACGGCTCGTTTGCCGAGGTAGGGACCGGTTCCATTGATTTCGCCAAGATCTTCGCAAACCGCAAACTCGCGGGCCTCACGCATTTCTTTGTGGAGCAGGACGTGGCAAAGGTGCCGCCCGGTGCAAGCGATCGAAACAAGCTACAAGAATGTAGTGAAGATGAAAGTTTAGCATAA
- a CDS encoding carboxylesterase family protein translates to MGPNWKSAVLSLTLTLAASNTDVFAQKLPSGPQVLTFFSDADDTEQPYGLYLPENFDENKQYPLVIMLHGAGSNHRLALRRVFGKSNAEGETDVEATRYFPKWQNVDYIVASPYARGTAGYQGVPEQDVYDVLADVKKRFKIDENRTYLTGLSMGGGGTLWIGLTRPDIWAAIAPVCPAPPAGTFDLAPNATNFPVHFFHGDADPVVPVAGTQKWVAQLQDLGAEVSYKEFVDVKHDSWVNAYDDEYIFDWFKDFTRNPYPNKVRFVSKQYKYDKAFWVTFNRIATGKLAEIDAKFVKENALEITTKNLEKFTLNLKGHPKFKPGVALALKIDGSNVNAKTDSVVTLFRESAAGKWAVEGATIMSIYTGKKKGAEGPIYAAFSSRHVYVYGTADNPSPEELKKRVEIATQAASWSQYRGEFLGRVMFFPRVLADKDVRPSDIESSNLILFGTKESNALIGKYADQLPVHLKKGDTAHGLFYVLPVEGHYVAVSSGLPWWAGMKDEGFPFVPVMHRKLSEFKDIIFFKDSSANLLIDNYFTQEWKLDDDTKRKLSASGAVDITP, encoded by the coding sequence ATGGGACCTAACTGGAAAAGCGCTGTGCTGAGCCTAACGCTCACTCTTGCAGCAAGTAATACCGACGTGTTTGCACAAAAATTGCCCTCTGGCCCTCAGGTCCTCACATTTTTCTCCGACGCCGACGATACCGAGCAGCCTTATGGCCTGTATCTTCCCGAGAATTTCGACGAAAACAAACAGTATCCGCTCGTGATCATGCTCCACGGCGCCGGCTCGAACCACCGTCTGGCATTGCGCCGCGTATTCGGCAAGAGCAATGCGGAAGGAGAAACCGACGTGGAAGCGACGCGCTACTTCCCCAAATGGCAGAATGTCGATTACATTGTAGCCTCTCCTTATGCGCGCGGAACAGCCGGCTACCAGGGCGTTCCCGAACAGGATGTGTACGACGTGCTCGCGGATGTGAAAAAGCGCTTCAAAATCGACGAAAACCGCACTTACCTGACCGGCTTGTCCATGGGCGGAGGCGGAACGTTGTGGATCGGCCTCACGCGGCCGGACATTTGGGCGGCCATTGCGCCCGTGTGCCCCGCACCGCCGGCAGGTACTTTCGACCTCGCGCCCAATGCGACCAACTTTCCCGTGCATTTCTTCCACGGCGACGCCGACCCGGTAGTGCCCGTGGCAGGTACGCAGAAATGGGTTGCCCAGTTACAGGATTTAGGCGCGGAAGTGAGCTATAAGGAGTTTGTGGACGTGAAGCACGATAGCTGGGTGAATGCGTACGACGACGAGTATATTTTCGACTGGTTCAAGGATTTTACACGCAACCCGTACCCGAACAAGGTCCGTTTTGTGAGTAAACAATATAAATACGACAAGGCATTCTGGGTGACGTTCAACCGGATCGCTACCGGTAAGCTGGCGGAGATTGATGCGAAGTTCGTTAAAGAAAATGCACTGGAAATCACGACCAAGAACCTGGAAAAGTTTACTCTGAACCTGAAAGGCCATCCGAAATTCAAACCGGGCGTTGCATTAGCACTTAAAATCGACGGCTCCAATGTGAATGCAAAAACGGATAGCGTGGTGACGCTCTTCCGCGAATCGGCGGCGGGCAAGTGGGCGGTAGAAGGCGCAACGATCATGTCCATTTATACGGGCAAGAAAAAAGGCGCTGAGGGGCCGATTTACGCGGCATTCTCCTCACGGCATGTGTATGTGTATGGGACGGCGGATAATCCGTCGCCGGAGGAACTGAAAAAGCGGGTCGAGATTGCTACGCAGGCTGCCAGCTGGTCGCAGTACCGTGGTGAATTCCTGGGGCGGGTGATGTTCTTCCCGCGTGTGCTGGCAGATAAAGATGTGCGGCCGAGCGACATTGAAAGTTCCAACCTGATTTTGTTCGGAACGAAGGAAAGTAATGCATTGATCGGCAAATATGCGGACCAGCTTCCCGTGCATTTGAAAAAGGGCGATACGGCGCACGGCCTGTTTTACGTGCTGCCGGTGGAGGGACATTATGTGGCCGTCAGCTCCGGTTTGCCCTGGTGGGCAGGCATGAAGGACGAAGGTTTCCCATTTGTACCGGTAATGCATCGCAAGCTCTCAGAATTCAAAGACATTATTTTCTTCAAAGATTCATCTGCCAACCTGCTGATCGACAATTATTTCACGCAGGAATGGAAGCTTGATGACGATACGAAGCGCAAGCTTTCGGCCTCCGGCGCCGTTGATATTACCCCGTAG
- the atpH gene encoding ATP synthase F1 subunit delta, with translation MSVSIVASRYAKSLIELAKEQNVLDTVYQDMLLFKDTADKNRGLMLALKSPVVRHEKKSGILKGLFKERVSPVSFAIFDIITKKNREAILDEIAIEFIKAYNSFKGIERATVVTPTPLTDELRKQFSDIVAKATGKTVELAEKVDNALIGGYVLTVGDRQIDASLRSRLNELKLQLVN, from the coding sequence AGCATCCAGATATGCAAAATCGCTGATCGAGCTGGCGAAAGAACAGAACGTTCTGGACACCGTGTATCAGGATATGCTGCTGTTCAAAGACACAGCAGACAAGAACCGCGGCCTGATGCTTGCATTGAAAAGCCCGGTGGTGCGTCACGAGAAGAAATCAGGCATTCTGAAAGGCCTTTTCAAAGAGCGTGTAAGCCCCGTATCATTCGCGATCTTCGATATTATCACGAAGAAAAACCGGGAGGCGATCCTGGACGAAATCGCGATCGAATTTATCAAAGCCTATAACAGCTTCAAGGGAATCGAAAGAGCGACGGTGGTAACCCCTACCCCGCTGACCGACGAACTTCGCAAGCAATTCAGCGATATTGTTGCCAAAGCAACCGGAAAAACGGTAGAACTGGCCGAAAAAGTAGACAATGCTTTGATCGGCGGATATGTGTTGACAGTGGGCGACCGCCAGATCGACGCATCGCTGCGCAGCCGTTTGAACGAACTTAAATTACAGTTAGTAAACTGA